In a genomic window of Trichoderma atroviride chromosome 4, complete sequence:
- a CDS encoding uncharacterized protein (EggNog:ENOG41~BUSCO:EOG092D3P54~TransMembrane:4 (o6-30i51-79o95-114i135-158o)) produces MWILPLLGYVGAIIGFCFLTLSIASGLYYLSELVEEHTVLAKRLLTRLIQIIIGVQVALLIDGFPFWATVLGIVCHVVYLGNLRRFPYVQLTDPLFLLSCVLVLLDHYVWFRFFSNHQERAYSRSSYYEHVDVPTFTMIASYFGICVWLIPFALFVSLSAGDNVLPTMGTEPVRGVDGKNKPQGLVKALVDWVRGLIGDMAGSGMDRP; encoded by the exons ATGTGGATTCTACCGCTGCTGGGCTAcgtcggcgccatcatcggcttctgcttcttaaCCTTGTCAATCGCGTCTGGGCTCTACTATCTCTCGGAACTGGTGGAGGAACATACCGTCTTGGCAAAGCGCTTACTCACGCGACTGATCCAGATCATCATTGGCGTGCAGGTTGCGCTCTTGATTGACGGCTTCCCCTTCTGGGCGACTGTCTTGGGAATTGTCTGCCATGTGGTGTACTTGGGTAACTTGAGGCGGTTCCCATATGTGCAGCTGACTGATCCGCtgttcttgctctcttgTG TCTTGGTGCTTCTCGACCACTATGTGTGGTTCCGATTCTTCTCCAACCACCAGGAGCGAGCCTACTCCCGATCTTCCTACTACGAGCATGTGGACGTCCCGACCTTTACAATGATTGCGTCCTACTTTGGCATATGCGTCTGGCTGATTCCGTTTGCGCTCTTTGTGAGCTTGTCTGCTGGCGACAATGTCCTGCCTACCATGGGCACGGAGCCGGTTCGTGGCGTGGATGGCAAGAATAAGCCCCAGGGCTTGGTCAAGGCGCTTGTTGATTGGGTGCGAGGGTTGATTGGGGATATGGCTGGCAGTGGGATGGACCGGCCGTAA
- a CDS encoding uncharacterized protein (EggNog:ENOG41) has protein sequence MASTLHLRHISSSSFLRTTPTSTFRRSFHQTIPRFNSAVKLEGDKKPDQSKEKQGNHAPQPKISNLSMPGVNKAHELTKEQKEEVRQHNKEFDEKFDHGHTAPDDKVDKKFWEGGEGSNKS, from the exons ATGGCTTCAACGCTGCATCTCCGCCACAtttcctcctccagcttcctCCGCACCACTCCCACCAGCACATTTCGCCGATCCTTTCACCAGACAATTCCGCGCTTCAATTCTGCCGTCAAGCTCGAAGGAGATAAAAAGCCCGACCAAAGCAAGGAGAAGCAAGGAAACCATGCTCCGCAGCCCAAAATATCTAATCTGAGCATGCCGGGTGTCAATAAGGCACATGAGCTCAcgaaagagcaaaaggaggAAGTGCGGCAACA CAACAAAGAATTCGACGAAAAATTTGATCACGGTCATACAGCGCCGGACGACAAGGTAGACAAGAAGTTTTGGGAAGGTGGCGAAGGCAGTAACAAGTCTTGA
- a CDS encoding uncharacterized protein (EggNog:ENOG41), which produces MRLGVYPMQSAPPFTPGYCFAGRVSVNGPGSGKFEPGTLVTALTKYDSDAEYINIPEKYLLAIPDGVDPKVAAALPVDWSTAYGMVHRAAKVSEGQRVFIHGISGAVGQAVMYLSLLQGATVYGTASERNHAALKEAGAHPYLYTNKDWIAAMKDLGGVHAVFDALGFESFDESYSILTPKERSVVVAYGNNLSNLTGAKRRSPWIPMAKLLFKNLYFWSNKGAIFYFITRDQKTFEPELQLLLNMTRDGIITPPIKAVWEFDDIKEAHEAWGKGSGMGSPVIRIARDA; this is translated from the coding sequence ATGCGCCTCGGCGTCTACCCCATGCAGAGCGCCCCTCCCTTCACGCCGGGCTACTGCTTCGCCGGCCGCGTCTCCGTCAACGGGCCCGGCAGCGGCAAGTTCGAGCCCGGCACCCTCGTCACGGCGCTGACAAAGTACGACTCCGACGCCGAGTACATCAACATCCCCGAAAAGTACCTCCTGGCCATCCCCGACGGCGTCGACCCCAAGGTGGCCGCTGCCCTGCCCGTCGACTGGTCCACCGCCTACGGCATGGTGCACCGCGCTGCCAAAGTGTCCGAGGGCCAGCGCGTCTTCATCCACGGCATCAGCGGAGCAGTTGGCCAGGCCGTCATGTATCTCTCGCTCCTCCAGGGCGCCACCGTCTACGGCACGGCCTCTGAGAGGAACCACGCCGCCCTCAAGGAAGCAGGCGCCCATCCGTACCTCTACACCAACAAGGACTGGATCGCGGCCATGAAGGACCTCGGCGGCGTGCACGCTGTGTTTGACGCCCTGGGCTTTGAAAGCTTCGACGAGTCCTACTCCATCTTGACTCCCAAGGAGAGAAGCGTAGTCGTCGCCTACGGAAACAACCTCAGCAATCTCACTGGTGCGAAGCGGCGCAGCCCTTGGATCCCCATGGCCAAGCTGCTATTCAAGAATCTCTATTTCTGGTCCAACAAGGGAGCTATTTTCTACTTCATCACGCGCGACCAAAAGACGTTTGAGCCTGaactgcagctgctgctcaacatgACCAGGGATGGAATCATTACCCCTCCGATCAAGGCCGTCTGGGAGTTTGACGATATCAAAGAGGCCCATGAGGCTTGGGGCAAGGGCTCAGGAATGGGATCGCCAGTTATCCGCATCGCCCGCGACGCTTAA